Sequence from the candidate division WOR-3 bacterium genome:
TTAATGGAATATTTAAGAATAAAAGAATTAAAAAAGGGAATAATCGTTGGTAATCCAATTATATATCATTTTTTACTTAATAAGGTATCTTCTTCTTTAGGAAAATATCCTTACCAAATGCTTATTCCCGAAAAAGAGATTATTTATCCAATTAAAAATAAAAAAGAAATTCAAATGGTACCAATTATTAGTAGTTTTATCGGTGGTGATATTGTTTCGGAAATTCTTTATACTAATCTTTATAAAAAGAGGTCTTTTTCTTTATTAATTGATTTAGGAACAAATGGTGAGATTGTTTTAGGGAACAGAGAGAAAATTTTTGCCTCTTCCTGTGCGGCTGGTCCGGCTTTTGAAGAGAGATTTCATTATTATGGCTCAAGGATAATTTCTTATTTAGCTGATTTAATCAAAGAAGGAATCGTTGATAAATCAGGAAAACTTAAAAGAAAAAATCCTTACTTTTCCCAAAAAGATATAAGAGAACTCCAATTGGCAAAATCAGCAATTGCCAGTGGAATTATCATTCTTAGTAAGATTTCTGGAATCCCTCTATTCCAAATTGAAAATGTTTATCTTACTGGAAATTTTGGTTCAAAGATTGACATTGAAGATTTATATACTATCGGTATATTACCCAAGGAAATTAAAAGCAGAATTTTCTTCTCTCCGGATCTACCATTAAAAGGAGCAATAAAAATTCTTAAAGAAAATTCTTTAATGAAAGAATGTTTAACAATTGCTGAAAAGACCGAAACCTTCTTTTTACCGGAAATTAAAGAATTTCCACAAATCTTTGTTAATCAAATCCCTTTTCCCTAATGCGCATTGGTTATTTTTGTTTATATACACCCATTGAACTTCTTTACGCCCTATCTTTAAAACCGGTCAGATTAATTCCTTCTCAAAAATTTGATTTAACAAGTAAATATTTTCGCTATGATGCTTGTCCTTTCTTGAAAAATCTTTTCAGCAATTTGGCGAATAAAGTTTGGGAGATCGACGGAA
This genomic interval carries:
- a CDS encoding ASKHA domain-containing protein; amino-acid sequence: MIKTLLHLLAEKGYYLKNFCGRGICKKCEVILDNKKVLACQTEIPKEINNQKLFKRINIPSSFFRFCDKKFDETDCLAIDLGTTTIRIGYKKRERVIKKTFTNPHFLFATDIFSRINVYPLLKKYPLMEYLRIKELKKGIIVGNPIIYHFLLNKVSSSLGKYPYQMLIPEKEIIYPIKNKKEIQMVPIISSFIGGDIVSEILYTNLYKKRSFSLLIDLGTNGEIVLGNREKIFASSCAAGPAFEERFHYYGSRIISYLADLIKEGIVDKSGKLKRKNPYFSQKDIRELQLAKSAIASGIIILSKISGIPLFQIENVYLTGNFGSKIDIEDLYTIGILPKEIKSRIFFSPDLPLKGAIKILKENSLMKECLTIAEKTETFFLPEIKEFPQIFVNQIPFP